In the Podospora pseudocomata strain CBS 415.72m chromosome 5, whole genome shotgun sequence genome, one interval contains:
- the PRT1 gene encoding Translation initiation factor 3 subunit b (BUSCO:EOG09260K24; EggNog:ENOG503NXCR; COG:J) has protein sequence MAPSYETLRDENLDEEDFDYDEVDVSDLKEKYEVQLEQGYDTFVVIDGLPEVTEEQKPKLVKFLLKKLNTVGKTSEDAIFMPFGDHGKSLRFAFVEYSSPAEAAAAVRQLDYSPLDKKHTLRVNKLTDIDRYGREGRIDEEYTPPTIEPFQEKEHLRSFMADPSGRGRDQFVMYRGDTVGVFWNNEKDQPENIVDRPHWTETFVQWSPLGTYLTSVHQQGVQLWGGASWTRIRRFAHPFVNLVAFSPNENYLVTWSNRPISIPDEGHPQLSIDDDGKNYVIWDIETGKPIRSFAQQDTPAGPDGEAKKPAKFPWPAFKWSADDKYVARLNQGTSISVYELPRMNLLDKTTVKLDGVVDFDWAPATVKREGVKEYEQLFCFWTPEIGSNPARVGLMSIPSKQVVRSLNLFSVSDAKLHWQSEGAYLCVKVDRHSKSKKSQATTLEIFRIKEKGVPVEVVDTIKDTVINFAWEPKGDRFVTITTTEPVGATAVPPKTSVAFFCPEKAKGNAVGNFKHLRTLEKKNSNAIYWSPKGRFVVVATVHNTQSSDLDFYDLDFEGEKPESDKDLTANLQLMNTADHYGVTDVEWDPSGRYVATWASAWKHAMENGYHIYDFRGEQLREEPIEKFKQWAWRPRPATLLSKEEQKQIRKNLREYSRIFEQEDAERISSADVAVVQERRRLLEDWYNWREVVEEEVAEERAELGLPADPVEELLKAKTAEVAPNGEEQVIEEIMEEVLEETEEIVN, from the exons ATGGCGCCGTCCTATGAGACTCTGCGCGACGAGAacctcgacgaggaggatttCGACTACGACGAGGTTGATGTGTCGGATCTCAAGGAGAAATATGAGGTCCAGCTCGAGCAGGGCTACGACACCTTTGTCGTCATCGACGGCCTTCCCGAGGTCaccgaggagcagaagcccaAGCTCGTCAAgttcttgttgaagaagctcaacACGGTTGGCAAGACCAGCGAGGATGCCATCTTCATGCCCTTTGGTGACCATGGCAAGTCGTTGCG GTTTGCCTTTGTCGAGTACTCATCGCCCGCCGAGGCCGCCGCAGCCGTGCGCCAGCTCGACTACTCCCCTCTCGACAAGAAGCACACTCTGCGCGTCAACAAGCTGACCGACATCGACCGCTATGGCCGTGAGGGTCGCATCGACGAGGAGTAcactccccccaccatcgagcCTTTCCAAGAAAAGGAGCACCTCCGCTCCTTCATGGCCGACCCCTCGGGCCGCGGCAGAGATCAGTTCGTCATGTACAGGGGAGACACGGTCGGTGTGTTTTGGAACAATGAAAAGGACCAGCCCGAGAACATTGTCGACCGCCCACACTGGACCGAGACCTTTGTGCAATGGTCGCCCCTGGGCACATATCTCACCTCAGTTCACCAGCAGGGTGTTCAGCTCTGGGGTGGTGCCTCCTGGACGAGAATCAGGCGTTTCGCCCATCCCTTCGTTAACCTCGTTGCCTTCTCGCCCAACGAAAACTACCTCGTTACGTGGTCCAACAGGCCTATTTCCATTCCTGATGAGGGCCACCCCCAGCTGTCTATCGACGATGATGGAAAGAACTATGTGATCTGGGACATCGAGACCGGCAAGCCCATTCGTTCTTTTGCCCAACAGGACACCCCCGCCGGACCCGATGGtgaggccaagaagcccgCCAAGTTCCCCTGGCCGGCGTTCAAGTGGTCTGCCGATGACAAGTACGTCGCCAGACTGAACCAAGGAACATCCATCTCTGTGTACGAGCTTCCCAGGATgaacctcctcgacaagacCACCGTGAAGCTTGACGGCGTGGTGGACTTTGACTGGGCGCCCGCGACCGTGAAGAGAGAAGGTGTGAAGGAGTATGAGCAGCTTTTCTGCTTCTGGACCCCCGAGATTGGCAGCAACCCCGCCAGAGTCGGTCTCATGAGCATTCCCTCCAAGCAGGTCGTCAGATCGCTCAACCTCTTCAGTGTTTCCGATGCCAAACTTCACTGGCAGTCAGAGGGTGCCTACCTCTGCGTCAAGGTTGACAGGCAttccaagtccaagaagtCCCAGGCCACCACTCTGGAGATTTTCcgcatcaaggagaagggtgtccccgtcgaggttgtcgaCACCATCAAGGACACAGTCATCAACTTTGCGTGGGAGCCCAAGGGTGACAGATTCGTCACCATCACGACGACTGAGCCCGTTGGCGCCACCGCTGTTCCCCCCAAGACGTCTGttgccttcttctgccccGAAAAGGCCAAGGGGAACGCTGTTGGTAACTTCAAGCACCTCCGGAcgctcgagaagaagaacagcaaCGCCATCTACTGGTCGCCAAAGGGCAGATTCGTCGTTGTGGCCACCGTCCACAACACGCAGAGCTCGGATCTCGACTTCTACGATCTCGACTTTGAGGGCGAGAAGCCAGAGTCGGACAAGGACCTGACAGCCAACTTGCAGCTCATGAACACTGCTGACCACTATGGCGTCACCGACGTGGAGTGGGACCCCTCTGGACGTTACGTTGCCACCTGGGCCTCTGCCTGGAAGCACGCC ATGGAGAACGGATACCACATCTACGACTTCAGGGGTGAGCAGCTCCGTGAAGAGCCCATTGAGAAGTTCAAGCAATGGGCGTGGCGTCCCCGCCCGGCCACTCTCCTCagcaaggaggagcagaagcagatCCGCAAGAACCTCCGCGAGTACTCGAGAATCTTTGAGCAAGAGGATGCTGAGCGTATCAGCAGCGCCGACGTGGCTGTCGTCCAGGAGAGACGCCGTCTGCTCGAGGACTGGTACAACTGGcgcgaggtggtggaggaggaggttgccgaggagcGTGCCGAGCTCGGCCTCCCCGCCGACCCTGTGGAGGAGCTCctcaaggccaagacggCCGAGGTTGCGCCCAACGGTGAGGAGCAGGTCATTGAGGAGAtcatggaggaggtgctggaggagacggaggagattgtCAACTAG
- a CDS encoding hypothetical protein (EggNog:ENOG503P1UF; COG:G), which produces MMMVTPRCFSRATLVLLSVILSLLLFTALRVHNGIPPTVSITAAQSMVENLAGEWFHLDRQHPDKVSPFTPQADNAAEEPKPPELPVEGKSSRNLARPPELEYLRQEKFGLTDTIRYTQQCIKPVYDKTVDRNLVSNITTPFTSDKSTIGVTLSDENLSLPPCTPISLPVSKPYPKTPHPELIFGVASTYERLSSESTLSAFAHWLSHSKSRLILTITDYHSLPSPSASSSSLLKLYHSRSILVSALPPPPPPPHTKNYTTPQLHFLLLSTLLSFSTPQTTFLSLIDDDTFFPSLHRLSVALGRYDPSVPLYLGARSESKSANRQYGEMAFGGAGLFVSVPLAKQLVPYFERCAVEYGGRDRGGDGLLRDCVYGFTEVRLTEVRGLWQGDLRGDVSGFFEGGWVRRRGGERRGGREGKYLDPWHNPGIPPRDHKRVKREERGGGAAGGGGTRRYLDPWKNPGIPPRDPEQLRREERGGGAAGGRGTGRWRGGEKREDRGGGAAGGKGTGKWDNPPIPPSDVQHLPREERGGGAAGGRGTGKWYHPSPPSRIWISLTGFLDRAANPSNPHLKHLPTPDLLRPRDNPPSPPLLSLHHYKTWFHAPISQMSAITSLCGDCFLQRFKTGCNTTTTTSSSSSTVGLWVNGYSYTEFPPGSFPDLQKVEATWQYASSGDYDEAYGPLRPRLGEGQKKQWLLVDAYWTGEGKRKKQFRQLYIYRAPRGEDKKPVDEVLEVVWDV; this is translated from the coding sequence atgatgatggtgaccCCACGGTGTTTCTCACGAGCTACCCTGGTATTGCTGTCGGTTATCCTGAGTCTCCTGCTGTTTACCGCCCTCCGAGTTCACAATGGAATCCCGCCAACCGTCTCCATCACAGCCGCTCAGTCCATGGTTGAGAACCTAGCGGGGGAATGGTTCCATCTCGACCGACAGCACCCAGACAAAGTCTCACCCTTCACCCCGCAAGCGGACAATGCCGCAGAAGAACCAAAACCGCCAGAGCTCCCGGTAGAAGGCAAATCAAGTCGGAACCTCGCTCGACCTCCGGAGCTGGAATACCTTCGACAGGAAAAGTTTGGCCTTACAGACACAATCCGCTACACCCAGCAATGCATCAAACCCGTTTACGACAAGACCGTCGATCGAAATCTTGTCTctaacatcaccacccctttcACCTCAGACAAATCAACCATCGGCGTCACCCTCAGCGACGaaaacctctccctcccaccgtgcacccccatctccctccccgttTCAAAACCCtaccccaaaaccccccacccGGAGCTCATCTTCGGCGTAGCCTCCACCTACGAGCGTCTCTCCTCCGAGTCCACCCTCTCAGCATTCGCCCACTGGTTGTCCCACTCCAAATCAAGACTCATCCTCACAATAACAGATtaccactccctcccctcgccctctgcctcttcatcttccctACTAAAACTGTACCACTCCCGCTCCATCTTAgtctccgccctccccccccctccaccccccccccacaccAAGAAttacaccaccccccaactgcacttcctcctcttgtcgACGTTGTTATCCttttccaccccccaaaccacgtttctctccctcatcgacgacgacactTTTTTTCCGTCTTTGCACCGCCTGTCGGTTGCGTTGGGAAGATATGACCCGTCAGTGCCGTTGTATCTCGGTGCCAGGTCAGAAAGCAAATCGGCGAATAGACAGTACGGGGAGATGGCgtttgggggggcggggttgTTTGTTTCTGTGCCGCTGGCTAAGCAGCTGGTTCCCTACTTTGAGAGGTGTGCGGTTGAGTatggggggagggacagagggggggatgggctGTTGAGGGATTGTGTTTATGGGTTTACGGAAGTGAGGCTGACGGaagtgagggggttgtggcagggggatttgaggggggatgtttCCGGTTTctttgaggggggatgggtgaggaggagggggggggagaggcggggaggaagggaggggaagtaTCTTGATCCGTGGCATAACCCTGGGATTCCACCGAGAGATCACAAACGCgtgaagagagaagagagggggggtggtgctgctgggggaggggggacgaggaggtATCTTGACCCATGGAAGAACCCTGGGATTCCACCAAGAGATCCCGAACAGCTCCGCCGGGAGGAgagaggcggtggtgctgctggtggcaGAGGTACcggaaggtggagggggggagagaagagggaggacagaggcggtggtgctgccggAGGGAAGGGGACTGGAAAATGGGAcaaccctcccatccctcccagcGACgttcaacacctccctcggGAAGAAAGAGGCGGTGGTGCCGCTGGTGGGAGAGGCACTGGAAAATGgtaccacccctcccccccctcccgcatATGGATCTCCCTCACCGGTTTCCTCGACCGAGcagccaacccctccaacccccatctcaaacacctccccacacccgacctcctccgccctagagacaaccccccttccccccccctcctaaGCCTCCACCACTACAAAACCTGGTTCCACGCCCCAATCTCCCAAATGTctgccatcacctccctctgcgGCGATTGCTTCCTCCAACGATTCAAAACCGgctgcaacaccaccaccaccacctcctcctcctcctccaccgtgGGTCTCTGGGTAAACGGTTACTCCTACACCGAGTTCCCTCCCGGCTCCTTCCCCGACCTCCAAAAAGTCGAAGCAACATGGCAGTACGCCTCCTCGGGCGACTACGACGAAGCCTACGGCCCCTTGCGACCAAGGCTCGGAGAGGGACAAAAAAAGCAGTGGTTGCTTGTGGATGCCTACTGGActggggaagggaagagaaagaagcagtTTAGACAGTTGTACATCTACCGCGCACcaaggggggaggataagAAGCCTGTGgatgaggttttggaggttgTTTGGGATGTGTAA
- the CCT2 gene encoding T-complex protein 1 subunit beta (COG:O; EggNog:ENOG503NV78), whose amino-acid sequence MASFSPTQIFEEGTTQEKGENARLSAFVGAIAVGDLVKSTLGPKGMDKILQSASTAEIMVTNDGATILKSISLDNAAAKVLVNISKVQDDEVGDGTTSVTVLAAELLREAEKLVDKKIHPQTIIEGYRIASQAALKALEASAVDHSNNPQAFREDLLAIARTTLSSKVLAQDRDHFSKLAVDAIMRLKGSSDLSHIQIIKKAGGKLCESYLDEGFILDKKIGVNQPKRLENAKILVANTSMDTDKVKIFGARLKVSSTAKLADLEKAEKEKMKAKVEKIKAHGINCFINRQLIYNWPEQLFTDAGIMSIEHADFDGIERLALVTGGEITSTFDHPESVKLGHCDLIEEVIIGEDTLIKFSGVAAGQACTIVLRGATDQLLDEAERSLHDALAVLSQTVKEPRTTLGGGCAEMVMAKAVEGAATRVEGKKQMAVSSFAVALRQLPTILADNAGLDSGELVARLRKAIYDGLTTYGLDLMTPGGGITDMRELGVIESYKLKKAVVSSASEAAELLLRVDDIIRAAPRRRERH is encoded by the exons ATG GCTTCCTTCAGTCCCACCCAAATCTTCGAGGAGGGCACCACACAGGAGAAGGGTGAGAATGCCCGTCTCAGCGCCTTCGTTGGCGCCATCGCCGTCGGTGATCTGGTGAAGAGCACACTTGGCCCCAAGGGCATGGACAAGATTCTACAGTCTGC CTCGACCGCCGAGATCATGGTGACAAACGACGgtgccaccatcctcaagtccatctccctcgacaacgccgccgccaaggtcCTCGTAAACATCTCCAAGGTTCAAGATGACGAAGTCGGTGACGGTACCACCTCGGTCAccgtcctcgccgccgagcTGCTTCGCGAAGCTGAGAAGCTCGTCGACAAGAAGATCCACCCCCAGACCATCATCGAAGGGTACCGGATAGCCAGCCAGGCCGCCCTCAAGGCTCTCGAGGCCTCTGCGGTCgaccacagcaacaacccccaagcgTTCAGAGAagacctcctcgccatcgcgCGGACGACGCTGAGCTCCAAGGTGCTCGCCCAAGACAGGGATCACTTCTCCAAGCTCGCGGTCGATGCCATCATGAGACTCAAGGGTTCTTCCGACCTCAGCCACATTCaaatcatcaagaaggccggcGGCAAGCTCTGCGAGTCATACCTGGACGAGGGTTTCATCCTGGACAAGAAGATTGGCGTCAACCAGCCCAAGCGCCTCGAAAACGCAAAGATCCTCGTCGCCAACACGTCGATGGACACggacaaggtcaagatcTTCGGCGCGCGCCTCAAGGTCAGCTCGACCGCCAAGCTGGCCGATTTGgaaaaggccgagaaggaaaagaTGAAGGCCAAGGTGGAAAAGATCAAGGCGCACGGGATCAACTGCTTCATCAACAGGCAGCTCATCTACAACTGGCCCGAGCAGCTTTTTACGGATGCCGGCATCATGTCGATCGAGCACGCCGACTTTGACGGCATTGAGCGGTTAGCTCTCGTGACGGGCGGCGAGATCACCTCGACGTTTGACCACCCGGAATCCGTCAAGCTCGGCCACTGCGACTTGATTGAGGAGGTGATTATTGGTGAGGATACCCTGATCAAGTTCTCGGGTGTGGCTGCTGGACAGGCGTGCACGATTGTGCTCCGCGGTGCGACAGATCAGCTGCTCGACGAGGCCGAGCGCAGTTTGCACGACGCGCTCGCTGTTCTTTCCCAGACTGTCAAGGAGCCCCGGACGACGCTTGGTGGCGGTTGTgccgagatggtgatggccaaggctgtggagggggcTGCTACCCGGGTCGAGGGCAAGAAGCAGATGGCTGTTTCTTCCTTTGCTGTCGCTCTCAGACAGCTGCCTACCATTCTGGCGGACAATGCTGGTCTTGATTCCGGGGAGCTGGTTGCTCGCTTGCGCAAGGCTATATATGATGGCTTGACCACGTATGGTCTTGACCTGATGACGCCTGGTGGCGGCATCACGGACATGCGGGAGCTTGGTGTTATTGAGAGCTACAAGCTGAAAAAGGCGGTGGTTTCTTCGGCTAGTGAGGCGGCCgag CTCCTGCTCCGTGTGGATGACATAATAAGGGCGGCCCCCAGAAGGCGTGAGAGACATTGA